The following coding sequences lie in one Planococcus lenghuensis genomic window:
- a CDS encoding helix-turn-helix domain-containing protein codes for MEIVSIGERIRILREQRNLSDGEFAKELGIAKSTVWAYEDGKKLLTVPHLIRIAEFLGVSADSLLGRSAHHIECDLQNKQGMSGYKLTVDDHPLNEEEVADMISYIQVKRRMGKQRELAKTEQGTPFGN; via the coding sequence ATGGAAATAGTGTCAATTGGTGAAAGAATAAGAATACTACGTGAACAACGTAATTTATCAGATGGGGAATTTGCAAAGGAACTTGGTATTGCCAAAAGTACCGTGTGGGCATATGAAGATGGTAAGAAACTTCTAACGGTTCCACACCTCATACGGATCGCCGAGTTTTTGGGTGTTTCCGCAGATTCACTGCTTGGCCGCTCGGCACATCACATAGAGTGCGATTTGCAGAATAAACAAGGAATGAGCGGCTATAAGCTCACGGTTGATGACCATCCATTGAACGAAGAAGAAGTGGCAGACATGATTTCCTATATCCAAGTGAAACGGCGAATGGGAAAACAGCGGGAGCTT